The following coding sequences lie in one Apium graveolens cultivar Ventura chromosome 3, ASM990537v1, whole genome shotgun sequence genomic window:
- the LOC141714031 gene encoding uncharacterized protein LOC141714031 codes for MQATEEPEKVNNYLKKNSEAQIHQMISNKEQAKIEAAVETEEVEVDKSNSSKKVRIGSGLEESFKERLVSLLRGYKDVFSWSSRDMPGLHESIAMHSLDVNPNRKPVKQKRRNFASERRRAIDEEVEKLLKKLAGSLAALKRFVSKLAERCLPFFDLLKGATNKKEVNWNPECQKAFEEIKNYLSQPTVLTKAKPGEPLYLYLSAGAQSVGSALIREENGTQQPVYYVSQVLKDAETRYPRLEKFAFALVTTSRKLRHYFQGREIRIVTNQPLRKIIYKPDISGRLVNWAVELSQFNLSFIPRTTIKAQALADFIIECNFPKEDQQTMDTDQEPKKDISPGALTLKVDGSSTTERSGAGLIIRSPEGFKIQTAISFNFPATNNQTEYEALVAGLKLSRTLRIQDLKIYSDSQIVVKQTNGEYIAKDPTLAKYQALVQSYLASIPSHQFIQICREENKEADILSKLVWNSSDLDCSVYFEELHKPSIESGEVLEIESTQNWMTPFINYLDKGELPKDKGKAQRLKAKQPSSSSKKEYSTAGPSHLLS; via the exons ATGCAAGCAACCGAAGAACCTGAAAAAGTAAACAACTATCTAAAGAAGAACTCTGAAGCCCAGATTCATCAAATGATTTCAAACAAAGAACAAGCAAAAATTGAAGCAGCAGTCGAAACAGAAGAAGTCGAAGTAGATAAAAGCAATTCAAGCAAAAAAGTGAGGATTGGGTCAGGACTCGAGGAGTCCTTCAAGGAGAGATTAGTATCCCTGCTCCGGGGGTATAAAGATGTTTTTTCCTGGAGTTCAAGGGACATGCCAGGACTacatgagtccatagcaatgcacagcttGGATGTTAACCCCAATAGGAAACCAGTAAAACAGAAGAGAAGAAACTTTGCTTCAGAGAGGCGAAGAGCAATTGATGAAGAAGTAGAAAAACTACTCAAG aagctagcaggatcactaGCTGCACTCAAGAGATTTGTCTCAAAACTAGCAGAGAGGTGCCTACCCttctttgatttactcaaaggagcAACTAACAAGAAAGAGGTAAACTGGAATCCGGAGTGCCAGAAAGCATTCGAGGAAATCAAAAACTACCTCTCTCAGCCAACAGTCCTAACTAAAGCTAAGCCAGgagagcctctctacttatacttATCAGCGGGAGCACAATCCGTAGGATCTGCCCtaatcagggaagagaatggaaCACAGCAACCAGTCTACTATGTAAGCCAGGTCTTAAAAGATGCAGAAACAAGATACCCAAGATTGGAGAAGTTCGCCTTCGCTTTGGTTACAACCTCAAGGAAACTCAGGCACTACTTCCAAGGGAGGGAAATCAGGATAGTCACAAATCAACCACTAAGGAAGATAATCTACAAGCCAGATATCTCGGGAAGACTTGTTAATTGGGCTGTGGAATTGAGCCAGTTCAATCTAAGCTTCATTCCCAGGACTACAATCAAAGCTCAAGCTcttgcagatttcataatcgaatgTAACTTCCCGAAAGAAGACCAACAAACAATGGACACGGATCAGGAGCCAAAAAAGGATATTAGCCCGGGAGCCTTGACCTTAAAggtagatggttcttcaacaaccGAGAGGTCAGGAGCCGGACTCATTATCAGGAGCCCGGAAGGATTCAAGATCCAGACAGCTATATCCTTCAACTTCCCAGCAACAAACAATCAAACGGAATATGAGGCGTTGGTCGCAGGACTAAAGCTCTCCCGGACTCTAAGGATACAAGACTtgaaaatctacagcgactcccaaatagtggtcaagcaaacaaatggAGAATACATAGCAAAAGACCCTACTCTGGCGAAATACCAGGCACTGGTTCAGAGCTACTTAGCCTCAATCCCAAGCCACCAATTCATTCAGATATGCCGAGAAGAAAATAAAGAAGCGGATATCCTATCTAAATTAGTCTGGAATTCATCAGATCTGGACTGCTCAGTCTACTTCGAAGAACTCCACAAACCATCCATTGAATCTGGAGAGGTCTTGGAAATAGAAAGCACTCAAAATTGGATGACTCCATTCATAAACTACTTGGACAAAGGGGAGCTCCCAAAAGATAAAGGAAAAGCTCAAAGATTGAAAGCAAAACAGCCAAGTTCTTCCTCGAAAAAGGAGTACTCTACCGCAGGACCTTCTCATCTCCTATCCTGA